In Eucalyptus grandis isolate ANBG69807.140 chromosome 4, ASM1654582v1, whole genome shotgun sequence, the following proteins share a genomic window:
- the LOC120292765 gene encoding pentatricopeptide repeat-containing protein At3g02490, mitochondrial-like, whose amino-acid sequence MRASRRLLLLRTHFRSTSNVPGHCPHPNPHSFRRSAPLFRANPLHSSPPGPPFDDQVGSLAGPSSSFAARPLKDSDHAAVAGAFAKFEDYEDAAEELESSDVAVSHDLIVKVLESLSARPRAAGKFFDWVSERHGERLSSKSYNLMLGILGVNGLISEFWGLFETMKKRGYGVSGRVRDEVLETFEKAGRESDAEKLKGVFSSGSVNSSVEKNSSSICKIVKNLVWSEDVEKKLWELDVEFSSDVVKRVLENLATEPMKALILFRWVEESGLFKHNEQTYNAMAVVLGREDCIDRFWKLVDEMKVAGYEMEVETYGKVLGRFCKRKMMKDTVYLYEFAMGGANRPSATESTFLLRKIAVSKDFDMGLFSRVVKVYTEKGNVLTDSMLYTVLKSLASVGRLGEFNKVLKVMQECGFLPGCNLRSKIAFELSSTGKKDEASKFMGTLESSGVTSDFRTSTLLIEGHCVSGDFEKASDYFHEMVQKDAGSSASCALDSLVNAYCEKDRTFDAWQILNDCASNNGLKPRHTTYKLLIEKLLAQGGFEDALKLLSLMKEHGYPPLLDPFIQHVSKKGTKDDALAFLKAMTWKKFPSTSVFLQTFEAFFKARRHNEVQELLSKCPRHIRNYADVLDLFCSKSKVTVATAAA is encoded by the coding sequence ATGAGAGCTTCACGGCGTTTGCTTCTCCTCCGAACCCACTTCCGTTCAACGTCGAACGTCCCGGGACACTGTCCGCATCCGAACCCGCACTCGTTTCGCCGCTCGGCGCCGCTTTTCCGCGCGAACCCACTTCACAGCTCACCTCCGGGACCCCCGTTCGACGACCAAGTCGGGAGCTTGGCGGGACCCAGTAGCTCTTTCGCGGCCAGGCCCTTGAAGGACTCGGATCACGCGGCTGTCGCCGGTGCGTTCGCCAAATTCGAGGACTACGAAGATGCGGCGGAGGAGCTGGAGTCGAGCGATGTCGCCGTGAGCCACGACTTGATTGTGAAGGTCTTGGAGAGTCTCTCTGCCAGGCCTCGCGCCGCGGGTAAGTTTTTCGATTGGGTTTCGGAGAGGCACGGTGAGAGATTGAGCTCGAAGTCGTATAATTTGATGCTGGGTATCTTGGGTGTGAACGGCTTAATCTCTGAATTTTGGGGTTTGTTTGAGACTATGAAGAAACGGGGTTATGGCGTGTCGGGACGCGTTAGAGATGAAGTGTTGGAGACGTTTGAGAAagcggggagagagagtgatgcGGAGAAGCTGAAAGGCGTTTTTTCTTCTGGATCGGTTAATAGCTCTGTTGAGAAGAATTCCTCCAGTATTTGTAAAATAGTGAAGAATTTGGTTTGGAGTGAAGATGTCGAGAAGAAATTGTGGGAGTTAGATGTCGAGTTTTCAAGTGATGTGGTTAAGAGGGTACTGGAAAATCTTGCTACCGAGCCCATGAAAGCATTGATATTATTCCGGTGGGTCGAAGAAAGTGGTTTATTTAAGCATAATGAGCAGACATATAATGCCATGGCAGTTGTCTTGGGGAGAGAAGATTGTATTGATAGATTTTGGAAGCTGGTCGATGAAATGAAGGTTGCTGGCTATGAAATGGAAGTAGAGACTTATGGCAAGGTATTGGGTCGGTTTTGTAAGAGAAAGATGATGAAGGACACGGTCTATTTATATGAGTTTGCAATGGGTGGTGCCAATAGGCCTTCAGCGACGGAAAGTACATTCCTATTGAGAAAAATAGCCGTTAGCAAGGACTTTGATATGGGTCTTTTTTCTAGAGTTGTAAAGGTTTATACAGAGAAAGGGAATGTGCTGACAGACTCCATGCTTTATACGGTTTTGAAGTCTTTAGCCAGTGTAGGAAGATTGGGGGAGTTCAACAAGGTTTTGAAAGTAATGCAGGAGTGCGGGTTCTTACCTGGTTGCAATCTCCGGAGCAAAATTGCATTCGAGCTTAGTAGTACTGGTAAAAAGGATGAGGCAAGCAAATTCATGGGTACACTAGAATCGTCTGGTGTTACTTCTGATTTCAGGACCTCTACATTGCTAATAGAAGGGCATTGTGTTTCGGGAGATTTTGAAAAGGCTTCTGATTATTTCCATGAGATGGTTCAGAAGGATGCAGGTTCTTCTGCTAGCTGTGCTCTTGATTCACTGGTTAATGCATATTGCGAAAAGGACAGAACTTTTGATGCTTGGCAAATTTTGAATGATTGTGCATCCAACAATGGATTGAAGCCTCGGCATACGACCTACAAACTTTTGATAGAGAAATTGCTGGCTCAAGGAGGATTTGAAGATGCATTGAAACTTTTGAGTTTGATGAAGGAACATGGATACCCACCTCTCCTTGATCCTTTTATTCAGCACGTATCGAAGAAAGGAACCAAAGACGATGCTCTTGCTTTTCTAAAGGCAATGACCTGGAAAAAATTCCCATCTACATCTGTGTTTCTTCAAACGTTTGAAGCCTTCTTCAAGGCTAGAAGGCATAATGAAGTACAAGAGCTTCTTTCTAAGTGCCCAAGACACATACGTAACTATGCAGATGTTTTGGATCTCTTTTGTTCAAAGTCTAAAGTCACTGTCGCCACTGCAGCTGCATAA
- the LOC104441023 gene encoding uncharacterized protein LOC104441023 isoform X1, translating to MIPQQWGSPCGNHCTSKFSALTQIPWRVFCKKACDADGETWEECVEECNEMCYKDPVLKDRQWSAYIDRSPGAATYSEGGTLGSSHCPRPQPPSLGMQIAHKNFRWVVQECFHACVSGCGYKFGIPLEKVEQVRPNRPLKPPPPVQKVTEPSPQPSVPSEDIPGTSA from the exons atgataccGCAGCAATGGGGCTCTCCGTGCGGAAACCACTGCACGAGCAAGTTCTCCGCCCTCACTCAGATTCcat GGAGAGTTTTTTGCAAGAAGGCTTGTGATGCTGATGGAGAGACATGGGAAGAAT GTGTGGAAGAGTGCAACGAGATGTGTTATAAGGACCCTGTGCTGAAGGACCGCCAGTGGAGTGCTTACATTGATCGCTCTCCTGGTGCTGCAACTTACTCAGAG GGAGGCACTTTGGGGAGCAGCCACTGCCCGCGACCCCAGCCTCCATCCCTGGGCATGCAGATTGCTCATAAAAACTTTCGATGGGTTGTACAG GAATGTTTTCATGCTTGTGTATCTGGCTGTGGCTACAAG TTTGGCATTCCTCTGGAGAAAGTCGAGCAAGTTCGTCCAAACAGACCACTGAAGCCTCCTCCTCCTGTTCAGAAGGTAACTGAACCATCTCCACAACCTAGCGTACCCTCCGAAGACATTCCTGGCACCTCCGCCTGA
- the LOC104441023 gene encoding uncharacterized protein LOC104441023 isoform X2, giving the protein MIPQQWGSPCGNHCTSKFSALTQIPWRVFCKKACDADGETWEECVEECNEMCYKDPVLKDRQWSAYIDRSPGAATYSEECFHACVSGCGYKFGIPLEKVEQVRPNRPLKPPPPVQKVTEPSPQPSVPSEDIPGTSA; this is encoded by the exons atgataccGCAGCAATGGGGCTCTCCGTGCGGAAACCACTGCACGAGCAAGTTCTCCGCCCTCACTCAGATTCcat GGAGAGTTTTTTGCAAGAAGGCTTGTGATGCTGATGGAGAGACATGGGAAGAAT GTGTGGAAGAGTGCAACGAGATGTGTTATAAGGACCCTGTGCTGAAGGACCGCCAGTGGAGTGCTTACATTGATCGCTCTCCTGGTGCTGCAACTTACTCAGAG GAATGTTTTCATGCTTGTGTATCTGGCTGTGGCTACAAG TTTGGCATTCCTCTGGAGAAAGTCGAGCAAGTTCGTCCAAACAGACCACTGAAGCCTCCTCCTCCTGTTCAGAAGGTAACTGAACCATCTCCACAACCTAGCGTACCCTCCGAAGACATTCCTGGCACCTCCGCCTGA
- the LOC104441024 gene encoding tetraspanin-19: MARIMRSCLQSLMKWVNYVVGMVGVAMILYGFWMVRVWQRDRDSGSTFYSTAPWFIYAFLGMGVILCLITWIGRVAADTANGCCLSCYMFIMCLLILIEIMVTADVLLNSDWEKDLPEDPTGRFSDFEDFVKSNYDVFKWIGLLILLAQGLSILLTVVLRTPRPRRGPDFDDDDEYPQTKLPLLGHAPPPPPYAVAPPAFASVK; encoded by the exons ATGGCAAGAATTATGAGGAGTTGCCTGCAATCACTGATGAAGTGGGTGAACTATGTGGTGGGGATGGTTGGGGTGGCCATGATCTTGTATGGCTTTTGGATGGTCAGAGTTTGGCAGAGGGACAGAGATTCAGGCTCCACTTTTTACTCTACTGCTCCTTG GTTCATCTATGCTTTTCTTGGGATGGGAGTGATCTTGTGCCTTATAACATGGATTGGTCGCGTTGCAGCTGACACTGCAAATGGCTGTTGCCTTTCTTGt TACATGTTCATCATGTGTTTGCTCATCCTGATTGAAATCATGGTGACTGCAGATGTACTCCTGAATTCTGACTGGGAAAAG GACTTACCTGAAGATCCAACCGGAAGGTTTTCCGATTTTGAGGATTTTGTGAAGTCAAACTATGATGTCTTCAAGTGGATAGGATTGCTAATACTCCTAGCACAG GGACTGTCCATCCTGTTGACCGTGGTGCTTAGAACACCCAGGCCGCGCCGGGGACCCGACTTCGACGACGATGACGAGTACCCTCAGACGAAGCTTCCGCTCCTGGGTCATGCACCTCCGCCACCTCCGTACGCTGTCGCGCCACCGGCTTTTGCCTCGGTTAAATAG
- the LOC104441027 gene encoding CBS domain-containing protein CBSX5 — protein MAVGFLANEVSELCLGKPALRCLSAAAATVGDALSALRRSGDAAVGLWSCCDDDGADGAPSGEAGRCVCVGKVCTVDIVCFLCREENLADPAAALRSKVAAVVPKGGGLVRHLEPHASLLDAIELILEGAQNLVVPMRSRKGTAPRKNILHNHREYCWLTLEDIVRYLLNFINLFAPTPALPINSLGIIDTDTILAVHYYDPAASALQLIPESNLKQTAVAIVDDGGQLIGEISPLTLSACDLTVAAAVLTLSAGDLMAYIDCGGPPDDLVRLVKERLEEKNLVTFLESLDEELAFSLPSASSSSDEEFGCGKSGRIGGYSARMVRRSEAIMCYPSSSLVAVMIQALAHRVSYVWVVEEDRSLAGIVTFRSMLRVFHERLKSVS, from the exons ATGGCAGTGGGATTCCTGGCGAATGAGGTATCCGAACTCTGCCTCGGGAAGCCCGCGCTGAGGTgcctctccgccgccgccgccaccgtcggCGACGCCCTCTCCGCCCTCAGGAGGTCCGGCGACGCCGCCGTCGGCCTGTGGAGCTGCTGCGACGACGACGGCGCCGACGGCGCCCCCTCCGGTGAGGCCGGCCGCTGCGTGTGCGTGGGGAAGGTGTGCACGGTGGACATCGTCTGCTTCCTGTGCAGGGAGGAGAACCTCGCCGATCCGGCCGCCGCGCTCCGGTCTAAGGTTGCGGCCGTCGTCCCCAAGGGCGGCGGCCTCGTCAGGCATCTGGAGCCTCACGCCAG CTTGCTGGACGCGATCGAGCTGATCCTCGAAGGTGCGCAGAACCTGGTGGTGCCGATGCGGTCTCGCAAGGGAACCGCACCGAGGAAGAACATCCTCCACAACCACCGGGAATACTGTTGGCTCACGCTGGAAGACATCGTTCGATACCTCCTCAACTTCATCAATCTCTTTGCCCCCACGCCGGCCCTTCCGATAAATTCTCTTGGCATCATCGACACTGACACGATCCTTGCTGTGCACTATTACGACCCTGCTGCATCAGCCTTGCAGCTGATCCCTGAATCCAACCTCAAACAAACTGCAGTGGCGATCGTCGACGACGGAGGCCAATTGATTGGCGAGATCTCGCCATTGACTCTCAGTGCCTGCGACTTGACTGTAGCTGCTGCTGTCTTGACACTATCTGCTGGAGATCTCATGGCGTACATTGACTGTGGTGGTCCGCCAGACGATTTAGTCCGTCTGGTCAAGGAAAGGTTGGAAGAGAAGAACTTGGTCACGTTCTTGGAATCGCTGGATGAGGAATTGGCCTTCTCTTTGCCGTCTGCATCATCCTCTTCCGACGAAGAGTTTGGGTGCGGGAAGAGCGGGAGGATCGGAGGCTACTCCGCGAGGATGGTGAGGAGGTCGGAGGCCATCATGTGTTACCCGAGCTCTTCGCTTGTCGCAGTGATGATTCAGGCGCTCGCGCACAGGGTGAGCTATGTCTGGGTCGTGGAGGAGGACAGAAGCCTTGCCGGGATCGTCACCTTCAGGAGCATGTTGAGGGTCTTCCATGAACGGCTAAAGTCCGTGAGCTGA